Within Hypomesus transpacificus isolate Combined female chromosome 10, fHypTra1, whole genome shotgun sequence, the genomic segment GCCCCTcttcagggctggaggggggggacagctgGCACTCATGGAGGTGCTGTAACAGGATACATCATTGCTGGCTTGGGCCTTCTGTACAAGCACCTCTGCTGGTAGAGACAGGCCTCAGAGCCCACAGTCTCCTACCTACACCCTATTAAGGAAAACAGAACACTACCAACTATCTGAGATCAAAACACAGACTCACCTATAAGATGCAAATAAGACAAATAAGACTCTGACCTCATTGGCATTCCTGTAATTACTGTTCCTTAAAAGCCTCTACTCCACCCAAGTCAGTCCACAGTCCATCCTGCCAGTATCTCAACAGGATTGTCCTGATTGTCCACTTCAGAGTGTTTGTCTGTTGCAACATCAGCCTATAGCATGCAGTCATCAGTGACCTGACACATATCGTAGATAACTTTATAAAGAAGAATATTAGCCCCAAACACTGTAAACCCAATGAAGTGCTAATGTCGGCTTATAGAGGCTGAGACGTGGATTTAACAGTGTGCAGATGGTTTAAACCATCTTATGAGCTTAGCTATAGCTAATCACTAAATCAGCTGTGACTCGATTCCCAGTCATGTCTGCCGCACAGCATGACGTTACATGGCACCTCCAACTAGTCTCTATGCTACGTACCAGTATAGCCTAGTCATAACTATCGTGGACAGTGCAATAGATATGTTTGTATGTAAAATTTAGGACAGATATGTATGTAGAATAGTTATGTCTATAGACATAACTTTAGATTAGATATGAGAAGTGACCTAAGATATGTCCGGTTAATTAAAAACAGGCTCGTGGACTCTTTTCAGGTGTCGTAGACCTACTGTAGAATTACTGTACACCAGACTGCTTCCAAACACCTTTTTAAAGATGAAGTAGAGACAGGATACAAAAGCCAGTGGCGTGAGGATATACGAATAACATGCATTAAACCACGCCTACCGCACTGCAGatcaaaaacaaaatgtatctGTACCGTAAGCCTacgttaaaaataaataaaagaatatCATAAATACTGAATAGCCTACTTCTGGCAATTGCCTTCATGTAATTTGCTCAAGAGAAGCAACACGCAGCCAAAACACAAGGCTAGTTTGACGTCATTCATTTGACGTCCATGACAAACCATATTTCGATTATCACAATTCAGTCTGCAACTGTGGCGAAAACGACTgttttaagagcgttctagTGCGATGGTGATTTCACATAAACTGTTCAAAGACATTTCAATTTACAGTCAGTCCGCGACAAATATTTTATGGAAGACTTAACTCAAGAACATTATATTAGATACCGTTACAATGTTGCCCAAATAAGGTTTAATAACAGACCCACGCGATGAGCCATGGCTGACATGCAAAGAATCATCTAGCATGCCAATTTCACTTTGCCGCATCACTGAATAAACAAgcagaaaatgtattttcaagcCAATTATCTGTCACCGGCCGAGGGTGATCAGACGACCCCGTCTTCAAATAATCACTGCAACAGACATGCTAGACAACATGCACGACATTCTCTCAGAAAGCCTACATACTAGAATAtttcaaaaatatatatgatGTTATTACCGGTGAAATGCCCTCTCCTTCAGATCGGTATGCGTGTGGTAGCCTAAATATGTAGTGTAGTATTTCCTGTCAGAAGTGGAGCTCGGTTGCAGTTCTCTTTTTGACCAGCCTATCACACTCTACTGTTAGTTACGCCGTTAAGTGCAGCATTGTGGGATAGCAGGACAGCCAGGGCGTTATTTTAGCCACCCCGCACAGCAGGGCAATCATAGTCTATTCATGTGACTTCTCCATCAGTCTGTGTATTATGTGGATCACTTTAATATGCAAATTGTTATCAAATTAGTTATTGAGCAGGAGCAACAACAATAAATCTGACAAACTCCTATACTGAGAAAATCAAAACtgaaataactaaatgtatccCCCACCCTTCTGACtgtcactcacatacacaccatattcTTCCATGTGGAGTCCTCCAGGACTTGCAGTGTGCAGGAGCACATTCCTGTGCCTGAACCCACTGTAGGGCTATCTATTTAGGGGCAACCATTTCATCCTATATCCCTCTCATCACAAcgacacaaacaccaacacacaccgacacactacacacaaacatgcatctacGTACTAAAGAAacgcacatatgcacacatgtTTTTAATTAGTGTTTGGGCTGCCCTCTCAAGGGATTTGTGGGGTTTGCCTTCCTCCTCCCAGTGGGAATTTGACCCTACTTTTCTGGCACAGCCTGGTCAATTTTGACTTTAATCCAATCTAATTGCTTTCATGCCACAGAGTGTATAAGAACACATGTATCCActccaggcagacagaaagcACACAACCCTTTAATTCATTACAGCGGGATATTCAGTACATTCAAATAGAGACTTGTAATAGCTACAGTACCATTTAGGTTAAAAAGCTAGTCTCACAAGTCAAGTGTAGTGTTGGTAATGTCCCTTCTGGAAGGTTTAAGAATTTCCAGAGCATGTTTTCCCCTTGGACAATAACACCGTATGAAGCTCTTTTCTCTAATAACCCCATATAAACCTTGACCACAATACACTAGCATAGAGTCACACACAATATGAACATCAATTGAGTGTCGAGTGGGTGAACATTCCCATAACAAACATTAATTCCATCTATAACAGGCTGGTGTTTTCATGTCTTAGACCTTGCTTGTCTCAGGTCTAGAGTGTGTGCGATTATCCCTGGAACACATCAACCTAACCCATGGGAAGTAGGACTGAGACTGTCCTGTCTTTAAGATAAGAAATAGCCTCTCTGTCTGCACCTCCAGACAAATTCTTGGCAGCTCTACGTAGCTTAAAGCTCTGACATAACTGACAtaaatttacacacacacacacacacacactgaagaggtaAAGGGACGTGATTGAGGGTGATGGGTATCACCTATAGAGATTACAAATACAACCTACACTAATGAGGCCAAACTCAATCAAGTCAGACCAAATTAATGTGTCGTGATCAAACTTCTATGAAAATGATCCATGAACTACACTGTGTACATTAATACTCGTATGATGCCAATGTAAAGCCTTCCTGTAAAGTGACAGTGCAACTTGAGCCTGGAGCGAACATTGAATTTTGAGAAAGCCATCGATTACTGACGATAAAGCTACTGTAACTGAAGAACAGCCAACAGATGCCTGTTAGAATAgcaaaagagaagaagaaataatGCGCCCAATCAGCAGCCCTAGACATGGCAGCTTGTGCAGTTGTTTCCGTAGCTTAGAGAAGGCAAGACTGTGATCTCGTGAGTGTCTCTCCGAATGGAACAACTCTGTCAGCGCAATGACTAACAGCAGACAGACATCATGTGATTCCTGCGTCTCATCTTTTCTGGCTCCTGCAGACCTGTACCGTTTGTGACTCAGGAGTAATCTCCTACAGTTGACCTTCGATATGACCTTCGTGTGACTTTGGGAAACCAGATTTGAGTTTACCTCAATAGGTCACAGGTTTGGGTAATGGTAACTGCAATTCCATTTTAAATTATTTGAAAATATTATGCCACTCTTCACTTTTACTGGACTTCCTAGGTTGAGCGAACAAAACATCAAAGGTGAACTTGAGTTGACCTCAATGATGATATATAGGCGGGTGCCAGGTGGGGTTCAAACGACTCAATAACACACTGAGAACAGTAGCTACTAACATAACAACTGCATAATAATCTATATTATTATGTAAAGCAAAGAAAAGTATTCCCCAGATCAATAACTTTGTAAAGACTAATAAGAAGTGCAGTGTATACAGCAATCTGGCATTTAATTATGCCACATTCACGTTTGAAGTTCAATGACAAAAGACAAACTGCCCAAGTAAATCAATTCAGGTTTAGGCAAGCACTTCAAAAAGCATGGGGGGGGACTGTTGACTTAGAAGAGAAGTACACAAACAGCAAACAACTTCCATGAAGTCGTTTTGATAGTCTGCACACAGTATCAGAGATAGCACTTGGAAAATAAAAGGAGCCAGACTGGATATCTGATGAAGCTCTACTTTGGCAATGGGAGCCAGTGTGAGCCCAGGACCCTGCTGACTGTTTCCTCTTCTACAGCTGGAGTCTCAGGGGCCTCTGTTCAGAGAGCAGGCCAAGACCACATGCCAAATGATTCTCTCCGCATGTAGTAGACTAATGTTCCTTACCCACTAAGGTGGAAGCCACAAAGTTGGGCTACAGAAAAGTGGCCCATGAAAACAAAAACTAAATGGGGATATTTGTCATTTATCAGAATCTTTTGCTCTTCATGTGATAAGATAAGCAGATTTGCCATCTTTGCAGGAGACTGTGTGACCTTGGCTTGCACATGCTAGCAGCACACCTTATCCTTGTGACTGCGTCTCATAAATGTGTGGATTTCTAACCTTTGGAAAGTGCCAGGCTAAGGATTGTGTCCCTCTTTGTGCTTGCGATTACACAGAAAGGCGTTTAGAGACTATGGGAGTATGTGTAGAGTCTCAAATAAGCACACATAAATGACACTAGCCTTACGCTGTGCATGAGCATTTCTCAGCATCCTAAGTGCTACGTTCACCAGAGATAATATCTTCCAGAGGATTATGCTACACACAATGTCCTTCTATCCAAAGTAAGGCTAAAAGAAATCAAAGACTTGTCCGACATAGCTCTTGGCAGGAAATAAAGGGACCTCACAATGGCACACTTCAAGAGAACTTCAAAGAAAGCCCCAGTCCCCTACTCTCCACTATAAATAACCTTCGATAAGCGAGGTGCCATCCCTAATACCATGGCTTTATAAGGCAAAGCATACCCCCGGTCAACTGATCAGCAAAGTCAAGATAACCATATCCTAACATACTTATCACTCAACGCACTAAGATTGTCCCAGACCTGTTATCTCACCCACACATGAGGATTTTGCTAACCTACACACAATCGTCACGTGCATGTTCAAGCCAAACTAGTCAtgcacagcaggggggggggggggggggggggggggggggggggggggggggggggggggtatgggaaGTGCACAACTGGCACAGGAAGCTGGACGAGGGGGTCGAAAGTCTGCGCCGATGGCACAGGTTTCTGATGGCAATCCCAGTTGTGGCGGGTATGATGTACGAGAGCAGCTTAggactcctccccccttccctttgTCCTTAAGAACGTCCATGGAGGAGTTCTGGCTCAACCTTTGCGCAGCGTTATCTTCAGATCATGATTGAGACAGTAGTTTACAGAGCCTCTCTTCTGACCTTCAGCcccactctgtgtctctcacacaTGGTCCGACCACGTAAGAGAACCGTCCCTGCAGTGTGGCTTTCTTATGTGCAAACTGACAACGGGCCATGCAAAATCCCTGCATATTCCCATTATTCAAATACTTCCAGTAGGCTGGAACAGGCAATTTAGGACTTACTTTACATCACTGGCATCTGTAACTGTTTCTTTTTATGGACTTATACTAGGCCACAATGATGAGAAAAGGCCCAACTACCATTAGGCAATAAATGTTCCTTCATATGGCCTTTACCCTCCCCTATCATCCATAAACTAGTCCCATAGTGTTGTCAGCAACACTGGTTCTTTAGCTGTACATTCAACTTGATGAACCCTTTACAAAGTACTAAACAGTGGGTCTACTCATAGTGAGAGGGCGAGATACACTGGAACAAAGCAACACAGGCACCGCTAACTGAGGCTGCCATTAGCAGTTGCTTAAAAGCAAAACTGCAATGACATTAGTAGCACACACAAGAGTAGAGACAGCACCAAGTTCACTGACCCCCTCTTCCACCGTCTTCCATCAGCAAAAGGAAACAAACACTCTGAGAGCTTCCCCCTTTCAGACTAGTCAAATGAGCTTTTGAGAGGGAAACTTTCCGCCTGATTCAGCACTTTGAGAAAGTGATGTGCTCACGTGAAGAAATTTGACAAGTACATACAATGATCAACAACTTCACACGCTCTGATAAACacatccttctttttttttaccttaatGATTGACCTGACTGCATCTTGGACAAATAGCTTGTCAGTTTGATACATTCATAATGCTGAAACAGTACCTCAGAGCAATAACTGCAGTTTATCTTACTGTCTGCTTAAGTACTCACCATTAATAATTTCCAAGGACGCCAGTTGACAAGGTCCAAATATTTTCAAAAGGACCACGGTGTCCAACGTGTCAGTGAGAACatgaaacaaaaatgtattatgtTCATTCATATTTTATATTCTCATAAATACGTCTCTCCGCTGAATTAAACATAGGACATACATTGATTATTTTCCTTAATATTTCTAATTTAAAATACCAAATAATGACCAATTTTCTGCTAAACAGCCACCTGTGCGTGGACAATGTGAGAACTGTTGAGAAACAGAGGCCACATTGCCTGGGATTGTCAAAATTCGCTGGAGTATTGTGGCTAACTTAGTTATTTAGCGGTATTTTAGTGGTCTACCTCTAAAATAATCTAATTCACAGCACGACTACAAAATACTAAACACATTTGTAACAGGCTTAGTTTTTATATACTAAAAGGAATATGAACGACCCACTAAATAGCACTTTACCTGTCTTGACAGCGTCGAAAGAAATCCCCGTACAAACCTGTCACATGCCAAACCGAACTAAACCGTCACTGAGGGACAAGATTCCACAGAAACTTGCGACCTGAGAAGTTCCACTTTCGTCCTGCTCCCGACGGTAGCTTCTACCGAGGCTGAATGTACCCGCCTCTGTTGTTTCTCATTGGTCCGCGTTTGTAAATACGCCCATTAGTTAAACATGCTCATGAACGTAGTGACTCCCAGAGCCATacattttctatggctctggtgacTCCACATCGTAAAGGGAGTCGCAATATAATCAGACCAATAGGGGAGACTGCCACCCCGAGGTTGCCAGAAGAAAAAACTGGTATGTATGACCATTAGATGGCAGTGTTAGTCAAGATACAAAAGTGTCATTGAAATGTGCACGAAATACAAGAGTATTTATGTCGCCAGAACCATTCGACATTGTCCAGCCAGGGCACGTTTTGTCCATGTTAAAACTaatcatatatattttaaagatTGTACAATGAATGAGTTAGGAACCAACTCTAATAAGCGATTTGCTTAAGATAAACTAGTAGTATCAGACAACAGAAGATAATGCATCATATTAAATCTGAAGTGTTACAGTTAAGTTTATTCAGTCATTCAACTACTTAGTATTTAGACAAGTGTGCACAGGTTAGACCTAATTCTCAAGGTCGCATTGCTAAACAGAACTTTTCTACCTGAGATTCCATGTCTGGTAATTCCACCTAACATTTAGAGAAACAACCTACACTTAAATGTTCTGTGGCACAGTTATAGCTACACTATCATGTGTTACTTAGTGACGACTCATTTTACAACCTAAACCTATAGTTTGAATCTACAGGTAAACCAACGTCATACAAAAGttaataagcacattttcaatcAACCCTAGAATTAATTTGACAGCTAATATTTATGGTAGTATTGCTGTTGCTACAATGAAAAAATAGAACAGTTATTATCTGAAGATTGAATTGTGTTGATGATTTTCCTAGTCAACAATGCCATATGTGTCTTTATTGATTTCCATGGCTGCGTCTCAATAGTTTGGGAACGGCTTCCTTTCCTTGCCTCTTTTTCCTTCATGACCACTAAGAGAAAACAAAGGTGGGGGTGTGTAACTACAAGGAGAAGAAACCTTTGAAGAGTTCAGGAGAAGACACCCTCCAGTCAGAAGACCCCCAGTCTATTGTTCGGCTGAAGCGCTGGGTGTGACTACAACCTCTGCACCCTGACCTTCTGCAGCTGTTGTTGCCACTTCCTGGTCCGTGACGAATGAGGACGTGTCCATTTCAGGTGCCTCGAAAGACTCTCCCCCCAGGTCTGTCAGTTTGATGTACCCCTTACTGTTAGAACGCTCCAGACGGGGGCAGCTGAACCGCCTAGCCCCATCGCCCTGGCGACAGCCCGACACAGAGAGGCTGCAGCGCCGAGCAGACCTGGGTTGATCAGACAGGGAGTTGAGTGACAGTCGCGACCCCATTGCCCTGGCaacaggggaaggagggagcagtTGCATCTGGGCCCCCTGGGGCAGGGCCATGAGCACCCCCTGGGGTTCACTGGTAGCTACCTTCTGGCTTTCCTGCGGAAGATGCAAGTCCATTGTCGAAGGAACCTTCTTTTTGGTGCctgagatggtgctgctgctaTGGTCAGGGCTTGCCTGTGTCTCTCCGGCACGGTCCATTCCAATGTGTATGACAGCAgtctcctctctgtgctcctctgCATCCgtcctctcagcctcctccactTCACAGTTGTTGAGCTTGATGACAGGGAGGGTGAAAGCGTTGACGGAGGAAGTGACAATGGAGGTGGTCTCCCACTCTCTGGGCTGTGGTGTCTCCTCGGAGCTCCTGGTGTGGTCTCTGTAGATGCTGTAAACCGTCTCCGTGAAGCTCTGGACCTCTCGGGACCAGCTGCGAGGCCTGCAGGCTAAGGATGGCCGTCGAAACAGTTCGCTGATCCCCGATTCTCCCTGATGGCCCAATGTTGTTGATGGCCAGGAGCTCTGTGTCAGGGTAGCGCTGGTATTGTACAAGCCAGATGTCATATTCACACCCCTGGAGGTCTGCGAGTAGTTCACCAAGCCATTGATCGGCGAGTAGTCTTTTGTCCGTATTTGATGTAAATCAATGACTGTGGAGTAGATGTCTCTGAGGTTGATGATTTTGGTCTTTTTGTCTCTGTTTTCGTGCAGTACTGCATTGGCGCAGATGAAGAAGAAGATGCCGATACCCATCACTAAAGGGCCGAACACTTTCAGATTGTCTGAGTACAGGTAGTTGGCTAGGAAGTCATTCAGGAACCCCAAGGAAGAAGGAGGCTTAGTACTGCTGTTATCATTGCTCTGGTTTACCAACTCTCTCTGCCCTGAAGTGGTTTTATTGCCTGTTCGATTCAAAGTGGTTGGTGGGCTCTTAGAGTAGCTTATCTTGCCATTAGTTTGTTCCCTCAGCTTCTGGACATTCACCTGGTTGTCATGGTGGGGCCAGTAACCCAAAACAGCCATGGCTACCCCTACTAggagaactacaactcccacaGCAGCTACCAGACCTGCAGGAGAGCACAGGTTGAGTTTGCCCTTCACCACCACCACGTcgtttttcttcctcttcttggctttcctcttcctcctgttctCTGCTCGGCTCTTGGAGTGGATCGAGTCCTGGCGCCTGTTCATACGCAGCAGGCCGCCCGTGGCTATCATGGTGGCAGCTGGACAACAGTCACTCAACCTGAGACAAAGACAGTTAACACAATAAGGGTTATCCTGAAATGATGCTAAATATGTAGAAGGTGACCTTCTCAGAAGGTCAGACATAAAATGTAAATTGATTTAATAGATTAAAAATACCAAATAAATCATGCCCATCTGTCAGTGCTGCCTTTCGGCATCCTGCTACTTCATGAAATGAGATAAAGAATATGACAGTTGGGAACAGACAGTGACATTAATCTATTTTCAGTTGTGGGTCCAGGACTATAATGCACTATGACAgcattttctctctgtttctctccttctcactacTTTTTCCCTCTTGAACACCAAATGCATAATAATATTAAAAACGTTTTTGACCCATGTTTTTTTGTCTCCAGCACAGGAGAGTCCAGGGGAGGGTTTAAGACCTACAGTGATTGCAGCCATTTCCTGATACGTCCCAATCACAGAGTAATTATTGATGTGAGGATACGACTTCTTAAATACAGAGATAGCCTCATGCATGATTTAACCTGACTGTGCCGGTAGGTATTTAATTTGACTAATCACTCTTAATTATGTATGATTTAGGGCTTAGATTCATGAATAAGCCATTTCACAAATTATTTCTGAGCAGCAATTATAACACTCTTTTTCAGAATAGTATGATTGCCAAGTTGTCACTTTTTCAATGGATAATGGCAGACTGCTCTACAGTGATATGTCTGGATAACAAAATGCATTGGAATCAAACTATTGTTGCAACATGTTGACATGGATAGTTGTGGACGCTTTACACTTGTCagtttgtattgtattgtatgcAGTCACATCAGACTAGCACTCAAATGTCTTCTGGGACCTTTGGAAAGTCAAGTCAACCTGCACTAAAGAGAGAAACTGTGGGCGTATCTATTTGGTTTTAATGGGAAAAAGCATTGCATTCAGGGTCACTGTTCAAGGTTCTGAGAGATGTACTGCTATAAATTCTGCCATTAAAGTTGAGAGAAATTGTAGACCAACATGTTTTTAAAATCTTGAGAAAAGCATAAATTTGTACTCAGTTATGTGACTAatgtattgttattgttatCAAGTAGGGTTTCCTTTTCTTTGCGACCCAGAGCCAAGGAGACAGTTGACAGTGGCTCTGAGGTCAATGGTACAGCTGGATCTCAACTGATGCTGTCCAGAACCAAACTTGTAAAACGATCTAGAATACACAACCTGGACCACTTCATTTTTGGTGTTACCTTCAGAACGGAGTTAGGCTATCTAACATGCATATTGACATCTTATTTCAGATGCCTGAAATCGTCATAGCCTAGTTATTTCATTTCTCCAAAATTACAAAATGCggaatgtagcctacatgaaaTTGTGCTGCTGGTAGCATAGCctcttgtttttattttatttatttaggcgAATAACTTTCAGACCGCTAAAGAAACAATTCTATGAATACATGCGAAAGTGGAGTCTGGGATTAATCAATATAAAAGCAACGGAAGACAATGGAACAATAAATGCTCTGGACCTTTAATATAGTTTTTGCTTATTAAAAAGCTCCCACAAACATTTCGCCTACCTTAGTCACATTACACAACAGTCCACATAGCATCCAAATTCACGAAAGAATAATTTAAGGACTATTCACTCAAATCTATCTTGAATATTTTTACTACACaccgaaaaaaaaaaacattttccacTGCACAGTGATTAGGTTAAAAATACATGGAGCGCAGACCTCACTGAAAGACGCATCAAGCATATAGTTCAAACGAATTCGCAACACATTTGTGGACTCGTTTATCTATCATAAATATAATTTATATGGGCCATTTTATTACACCGCACCATTTGGAATGGGTTAAATGATGTCTACCCTCGTATCATTGCAGTTGATTAAATGAAATACGACTACTCAAACGGTATTACCAAGACTATTGCGCTGTAAGTTTTAAATGGCATTTATGATAATAAAACGCTGACAGTAGATCAAGTCTTACCAGAAACAGCTTTCTGAAGATTAACCATCTTTAAAAGCATACCGTCTTTGTGGTCACTAGGCTTCGAGAGCTTCCCCTTGGTGCGCCACTTTGGTACCAAACTGGAAGAGTGATTATCATTTGAACAAGGATTAACAATATATCCGGCCACAAGGGGCGGGGCAACTATTGTCGATAATTGGGCAACTGTAAAATCTATTCTACTCGTTAAAATGATGATAAGATTGTCAAACGTTTTTTATGAAATGTTCTTTTCTAGTCAAGTTGCTTGAATGGGTTCTAATGTGCAACTTTAGATTAATTTCCCAGGATTAAAGTATGTGTTCAGAGGTTGAAGGGCAGTGACACATGTTGCATCTGGACAGAGAGGTTTAAGTCATGTCTTTTGCCTCTTAATGCTTCATAACATAATCAGACTCTCATGCAATGATTAAGAGGTCGTTCTACGTGGCATGTAACACAGAAAAGCTTTAGCAATTTAaaattaaaagaaagaaaaaaaataacgaTTGTATTTAACACCATTGCTGATACTGGCGATATACAGTTCAACATAAATGCAAGTATGAGATCCTCTCTGCCTGGTTTTCAGACAACTGTCATTCTTCATAACAAAGGTTTAGAGCCCTCACATTTGACAGGTTCCAGATATAGTATGTGTCTAAATGTGTTTGTGCTAACTTCGGAGATGGAGATACATTGGGCAGGAAGAACATGAATAACAAAGGCTTGTGTTGATACTCCAGAGGTTTGAGTGTGAAGCTGTGACCCAGAAATGTGTCTTGTTTATGATAAAATTACTGGTTGGAGAAGTTCAGCACCTCCAGATTTCACACACTACGCTTCAGTATGCATAAATGGCAAATTAGGTTTTAAGACGTTTCTTCTCCGTAATCAATAGTGTAACAAACAGGATTTACCAACCCACTAGTGAACAAGCCTCAAATACAGATTTAAGCTCCAGCTTCCCAAACAAAAGTGACTCTCAACGGATGTGACAGAAGGGTCCAACATTAGCTCTAAACATGATGTTCAGCCTCAGATACAATCCCACAGATAAGTGTATAGCTTGGGAGGGCCTGAGTCAATGTGCATCTCCTGTTCCCCGGACATCTTTAAAGTGGTTATATCTTCTCCAGTCACTGATTTCAATCTATCCTGCTCTGTAATTACCACAGATGCTGACGGTGTCTTCCTCCGGGTCTAATCTCTAATTCAAAC encodes:
- the LOC124472948 gene encoding transmembrane protein 200C, giving the protein MIATGGLLRMNRRQDSIHSKSRAENRRKRKAKKRKKNDVVVVKGKLNLCSPAGLVAAVGVVVLLVGVAMAVLGYWPHHDNQVNVQKLREQTNGKISYSKSPPTTLNRTGNKTTSGQRELVNQSNDNSSTKPPSSLGFLNDFLANYLYSDNLKVFGPLVMGIGIFFFICANAVLHENRDKKTKIINLRDIYSTVIDLHQIRTKDYSPINGLVNYSQTSRGVNMTSGLYNTSATLTQSSWPSTTLGHQGESGISELFRRPSLACRPRSWSREVQSFTETVYSIYRDHTRSSEETPQPREWETTSIVTSSVNAFTLPVIKLNNCEVEEAERTDAEEHREETAVIHIGMDRAGETQASPDHSSSTISGTKKKVPSTMDLHLPQESQKVATSEPQGVLMALPQGAQMQLLPPSPVARAMGSRLSLNSLSDQPRSARRCSLSVSGCRQGDGARRFSCPRLERSNSKGYIKLTDLGGESFEAPEMDTSSFVTDQEVATTAAEGQGAEVVVTPSASAEQ